From a region of the Danio aesculapii chromosome 4, fDanAes4.1, whole genome shotgun sequence genome:
- the LOC130222892 gene encoding peroxisomal succinyl-coenzyme A thioesterase-like isoform X2 encodes MKRWSTLIGHFIMLAPVRTLSTESRRCPLLTVQPCRGMVDEKFEVVIKNLLPKQEVTLHSLHQSEDKDFWEAFGHYISDEHGTVTVAKDKSLGGTYEGTEQMGLLWSLRPVPGSRSALRLRKMNVLTPMVVNISVYSGHLSQEFSQTSALATTVTERWYMAPGVQRVNIRENGVRGTLFLPPGPGPYPGVLDLWGGGGGLIEYRSALLASHGFACMALEYISPAKLKNTDVDNTYFEKAYQILQNHPLVQKDKMAMLGLCFGSAITFSMTAYSTVIKPQCCVCISGSHVVPVNKCIFEVFEDIKKLMGKVQENEDNHIVTRGMILPIPTDPALKADVGKIKCPLLLVNGTDDQNWATNESAEDIEMMMEKAGNRHLLTVLTYPDAGHLIEPPYTPHFRATNFLLHDMKEKVVMLWGGQTKPHAYAQEDSWEKILAFFQEHLYSSNVKAKL; translated from the exons AACTTTGAGCACTGAGAGTAGGAGATGTCCTCTGTTAACTGTTCAGCCATGTCGAGGAATGGTGGACGAGAAGTTTGAAGTCGTCATAAAGAATTTACTGCCAAAACAAGAGGTAACGCTACATTCTCTACATCAGTCTGAAGATAAAGACTTCTGGGAGGCTTTTGGACACTATATCAGTGATGAACATGGAACAGTAACAG TGGCAAAAGATAAAAGTTTGGGAGGCACATATGAAGGCACAGAGCAGATGGGTTTGCTGTGGAGCCTGAGGCCTGTACCAGGAAGTCGATCTGCACtcag GTTGCGCAAGATGAATGTACTCACACCGATGGTAGTTAACATATCAGTCTACAGTGGGCATCTGTCTCAAGAATTCAGTCAGACTTCTGCGCTGGCCACAACTGTCACAGAGCGCTGGTACATGGCACCTGGTGTACAGAGGGTGAACATAAGGGAGAACGGAGTTCGAGGAACTTTGTTTCTTCCCCcag GCCCTGGGCCATATCCAGGTGTGCTGGACCTATGGGGAGGAGGTGGTGGATTGATTGAATATCGTTCTGCTCTGCTTGCATCTCATGGCTTTGCATGTATGGCCCTTGAATACATATCTCCAGCAAAGCTGAAAAACACTGATGTTGATAATACATACTTTGAG AAAGCATACCAGATCTTGCAAAATCATCCGTTAGTACAGAAGGACAAGATGGCGATGCTTGGGTTGTGTTTTGGAAGTGCCATCACATTCAGTATGACTGCCTACTCCACAGTCATCAAG CCCCAGTGTTGTGTGTGTATCAGTGGAAGTCATGTGGTTCctgttaataaatgcatctttgAAGTCTTCGAGGACATAAAAAA GCTAATGGGTAAAGTACAAGAGAATGAGGACAACCATATAGTGACCAGAGGCATGATCTTGCCGATTCCCACAGACCCGGCTCTCAAAGCAGAC GTTGGGAAAATAAAGTGTCCTCTTTTGTTGGTGAATGGTACTGATGATCAGAATTGGGCTACTAATGAATCTGCCGAAGAC ATTGAGATGATGATGGAAAAAGCAGGAAATCGACACCTGCTGACTGTCTTGACGTATCCTGATGCTGGTCATCTGATTGAACCTCCATACACACCTCATTTCAGAGCAACTAACTTCCTTCTGCATGACATGAAGGAGAAAG TTGTCATGCTGTGGGGTGGACAAACTAAACCACATGCATACGCTCAAGAGGACTCATGGGAGAAGATTTTAGCATTTTTCCAAGAACACCTCTACAGTTCAAACGTTAAGGCCAAACTGTAG
- the LOC130222892 gene encoding peroxisomal succinyl-coenzyme A thioesterase-like isoform X1, translating into MCAREGECDLSGSTNNTGRETTSTGTLSTESRRCPLLTVQPCRGMVDEKFEVVIKNLLPKQEVTLHSLHQSEDKDFWEAFGHYISDEHGTVTVAKDKSLGGTYEGTEQMGLLWSLRPVPGSRSALRLRKMNVLTPMVVNISVYSGHLSQEFSQTSALATTVTERWYMAPGVQRVNIRENGVRGTLFLPPGPGPYPGVLDLWGGGGGLIEYRSALLASHGFACMALEYISPAKLKNTDVDNTYFEKAYQILQNHPLVQKDKMAMLGLCFGSAITFSMTAYSTVIKPQCCVCISGSHVVPVNKCIFEVFEDIKKLMGKVQENEDNHIVTRGMILPIPTDPALKADVGKIKCPLLLVNGTDDQNWATNESAEDIEMMMEKAGNRHLLTVLTYPDAGHLIEPPYTPHFRATNFLLHDMKEKVVMLWGGQTKPHAYAQEDSWEKILAFFQEHLYSSNVKAKL; encoded by the exons AACTTTGAGCACTGAGAGTAGGAGATGTCCTCTGTTAACTGTTCAGCCATGTCGAGGAATGGTGGACGAGAAGTTTGAAGTCGTCATAAAGAATTTACTGCCAAAACAAGAGGTAACGCTACATTCTCTACATCAGTCTGAAGATAAAGACTTCTGGGAGGCTTTTGGACACTATATCAGTGATGAACATGGAACAGTAACAG TGGCAAAAGATAAAAGTTTGGGAGGCACATATGAAGGCACAGAGCAGATGGGTTTGCTGTGGAGCCTGAGGCCTGTACCAGGAAGTCGATCTGCACtcag GTTGCGCAAGATGAATGTACTCACACCGATGGTAGTTAACATATCAGTCTACAGTGGGCATCTGTCTCAAGAATTCAGTCAGACTTCTGCGCTGGCCACAACTGTCACAGAGCGCTGGTACATGGCACCTGGTGTACAGAGGGTGAACATAAGGGAGAACGGAGTTCGAGGAACTTTGTTTCTTCCCCcag GCCCTGGGCCATATCCAGGTGTGCTGGACCTATGGGGAGGAGGTGGTGGATTGATTGAATATCGTTCTGCTCTGCTTGCATCTCATGGCTTTGCATGTATGGCCCTTGAATACATATCTCCAGCAAAGCTGAAAAACACTGATGTTGATAATACATACTTTGAG AAAGCATACCAGATCTTGCAAAATCATCCGTTAGTACAGAAGGACAAGATGGCGATGCTTGGGTTGTGTTTTGGAAGTGCCATCACATTCAGTATGACTGCCTACTCCACAGTCATCAAG CCCCAGTGTTGTGTGTGTATCAGTGGAAGTCATGTGGTTCctgttaataaatgcatctttgAAGTCTTCGAGGACATAAAAAA GCTAATGGGTAAAGTACAAGAGAATGAGGACAACCATATAGTGACCAGAGGCATGATCTTGCCGATTCCCACAGACCCGGCTCTCAAAGCAGAC GTTGGGAAAATAAAGTGTCCTCTTTTGTTGGTGAATGGTACTGATGATCAGAATTGGGCTACTAATGAATCTGCCGAAGAC ATTGAGATGATGATGGAAAAAGCAGGAAATCGACACCTGCTGACTGTCTTGACGTATCCTGATGCTGGTCATCTGATTGAACCTCCATACACACCTCATTTCAGAGCAACTAACTTCCTTCTGCATGACATGAAGGAGAAAG TTGTCATGCTGTGGGGTGGACAAACTAAACCACATGCATACGCTCAAGAGGACTCATGGGAGAAGATTTTAGCATTTTTCCAAGAACACCTCTACAGTTCAAACGTTAAGGCCAAACTGTAG
- the LOC130222892 gene encoding peroxisomal succinyl-coenzyme A thioesterase-like isoform X4, whose protein sequence is MLIFFFFHFTTLTLSTESRRCPLLTVQPCRGMVDEKFEVVIKNLLPKQEVTLHSLHQSEDKDFWEAFGHYISDEHGTVTVAKDKSLGGTYEGTEQMGLLWSLRPVPGSRSALRLRKMNVLTPMVVNISVYSGHLSQEFSQTSALATTVTERWYMAPGVQRVNIRENGVRGTLFLPPGPGPYPGVLDLWGGGGGLIEYRSALLASHGFACMALEYISPAKLKNTDVDNTYFEKAYQILQNHPLVQKDKMAMLGLCFGSAITFSMTAYSTVIKPQCCVCISGSHVVPVNKCIFEVFEDIKKLMGKVQENEDNHIVTRGMILPIPTDPALKADVGKIKCPLLLVNGTDDQNWATNESAEDIEMMMEKAGNRHLLTVLTYPDAGHLIEPPYTPHFRATNFLLHDMKEKVVMLWGGQTKPHAYAQEDSWEKILAFFQEHLYSSNVKAKL, encoded by the exons AACTTTGAGCACTGAGAGTAGGAGATGTCCTCTGTTAACTGTTCAGCCATGTCGAGGAATGGTGGACGAGAAGTTTGAAGTCGTCATAAAGAATTTACTGCCAAAACAAGAGGTAACGCTACATTCTCTACATCAGTCTGAAGATAAAGACTTCTGGGAGGCTTTTGGACACTATATCAGTGATGAACATGGAACAGTAACAG TGGCAAAAGATAAAAGTTTGGGAGGCACATATGAAGGCACAGAGCAGATGGGTTTGCTGTGGAGCCTGAGGCCTGTACCAGGAAGTCGATCTGCACtcag GTTGCGCAAGATGAATGTACTCACACCGATGGTAGTTAACATATCAGTCTACAGTGGGCATCTGTCTCAAGAATTCAGTCAGACTTCTGCGCTGGCCACAACTGTCACAGAGCGCTGGTACATGGCACCTGGTGTACAGAGGGTGAACATAAGGGAGAACGGAGTTCGAGGAACTTTGTTTCTTCCCCcag GCCCTGGGCCATATCCAGGTGTGCTGGACCTATGGGGAGGAGGTGGTGGATTGATTGAATATCGTTCTGCTCTGCTTGCATCTCATGGCTTTGCATGTATGGCCCTTGAATACATATCTCCAGCAAAGCTGAAAAACACTGATGTTGATAATACATACTTTGAG AAAGCATACCAGATCTTGCAAAATCATCCGTTAGTACAGAAGGACAAGATGGCGATGCTTGGGTTGTGTTTTGGAAGTGCCATCACATTCAGTATGACTGCCTACTCCACAGTCATCAAG CCCCAGTGTTGTGTGTGTATCAGTGGAAGTCATGTGGTTCctgttaataaatgcatctttgAAGTCTTCGAGGACATAAAAAA GCTAATGGGTAAAGTACAAGAGAATGAGGACAACCATATAGTGACCAGAGGCATGATCTTGCCGATTCCCACAGACCCGGCTCTCAAAGCAGAC GTTGGGAAAATAAAGTGTCCTCTTTTGTTGGTGAATGGTACTGATGATCAGAATTGGGCTACTAATGAATCTGCCGAAGAC ATTGAGATGATGATGGAAAAAGCAGGAAATCGACACCTGCTGACTGTCTTGACGTATCCTGATGCTGGTCATCTGATTGAACCTCCATACACACCTCATTTCAGAGCAACTAACTTCCTTCTGCATGACATGAAGGAGAAAG TTGTCATGCTGTGGGGTGGACAAACTAAACCACATGCATACGCTCAAGAGGACTCATGGGAGAAGATTTTAGCATTTTTCCAAGAACACCTCTACAGTTCAAACGTTAAGGCCAAACTGTAG
- the LOC130222892 gene encoding peroxisomal succinyl-coenzyme A thioesterase-like isoform X3, whose translation MFHKSGPPCLHITSEARTLSTESRRCPLLTVQPCRGMVDEKFEVVIKNLLPKQEVTLHSLHQSEDKDFWEAFGHYISDEHGTVTVAKDKSLGGTYEGTEQMGLLWSLRPVPGSRSALRLRKMNVLTPMVVNISVYSGHLSQEFSQTSALATTVTERWYMAPGVQRVNIRENGVRGTLFLPPGPGPYPGVLDLWGGGGGLIEYRSALLASHGFACMALEYISPAKLKNTDVDNTYFEKAYQILQNHPLVQKDKMAMLGLCFGSAITFSMTAYSTVIKPQCCVCISGSHVVPVNKCIFEVFEDIKKLMGKVQENEDNHIVTRGMILPIPTDPALKADVGKIKCPLLLVNGTDDQNWATNESAEDIEMMMEKAGNRHLLTVLTYPDAGHLIEPPYTPHFRATNFLLHDMKEKVVMLWGGQTKPHAYAQEDSWEKILAFFQEHLYSSNVKAKL comes from the exons AACTTTGAGCACTGAGAGTAGGAGATGTCCTCTGTTAACTGTTCAGCCATGTCGAGGAATGGTGGACGAGAAGTTTGAAGTCGTCATAAAGAATTTACTGCCAAAACAAGAGGTAACGCTACATTCTCTACATCAGTCTGAAGATAAAGACTTCTGGGAGGCTTTTGGACACTATATCAGTGATGAACATGGAACAGTAACAG TGGCAAAAGATAAAAGTTTGGGAGGCACATATGAAGGCACAGAGCAGATGGGTTTGCTGTGGAGCCTGAGGCCTGTACCAGGAAGTCGATCTGCACtcag GTTGCGCAAGATGAATGTACTCACACCGATGGTAGTTAACATATCAGTCTACAGTGGGCATCTGTCTCAAGAATTCAGTCAGACTTCTGCGCTGGCCACAACTGTCACAGAGCGCTGGTACATGGCACCTGGTGTACAGAGGGTGAACATAAGGGAGAACGGAGTTCGAGGAACTTTGTTTCTTCCCCcag GCCCTGGGCCATATCCAGGTGTGCTGGACCTATGGGGAGGAGGTGGTGGATTGATTGAATATCGTTCTGCTCTGCTTGCATCTCATGGCTTTGCATGTATGGCCCTTGAATACATATCTCCAGCAAAGCTGAAAAACACTGATGTTGATAATACATACTTTGAG AAAGCATACCAGATCTTGCAAAATCATCCGTTAGTACAGAAGGACAAGATGGCGATGCTTGGGTTGTGTTTTGGAAGTGCCATCACATTCAGTATGACTGCCTACTCCACAGTCATCAAG CCCCAGTGTTGTGTGTGTATCAGTGGAAGTCATGTGGTTCctgttaataaatgcatctttgAAGTCTTCGAGGACATAAAAAA GCTAATGGGTAAAGTACAAGAGAATGAGGACAACCATATAGTGACCAGAGGCATGATCTTGCCGATTCCCACAGACCCGGCTCTCAAAGCAGAC GTTGGGAAAATAAAGTGTCCTCTTTTGTTGGTGAATGGTACTGATGATCAGAATTGGGCTACTAATGAATCTGCCGAAGAC ATTGAGATGATGATGGAAAAAGCAGGAAATCGACACCTGCTGACTGTCTTGACGTATCCTGATGCTGGTCATCTGATTGAACCTCCATACACACCTCATTTCAGAGCAACTAACTTCCTTCTGCATGACATGAAGGAGAAAG TTGTCATGCTGTGGGGTGGACAAACTAAACCACATGCATACGCTCAAGAGGACTCATGGGAGAAGATTTTAGCATTTTTCCAAGAACACCTCTACAGTTCAAACGTTAAGGCCAAACTGTAG